The proteins below are encoded in one region of Apostichopus japonicus isolate 1M-3 chromosome 22, ASM3797524v1, whole genome shotgun sequence:
- the LOC139963483 gene encoding alpha-N-acetylgalactosamine-specific lectin-like: MKIGVTILLLFLGLAMVNARWKVCKPHPALTGCPGGFTRWGRGCYRYFPQKYNWVTAERYCNHFRQTRTRRVNRAHLVTIDSARENNFILNFWRRRRGRNTAVWIGFHDRVHEGKFITPGGCLATYRFWDKGEPNNLHGEDCATMWKTHRNRDNGAWNDLRCTTGLGFICKISL; this comes from the exons ATGAAGATCGGAGTAACAATTCTGTTATTGTTCCTCGGCCTGGCCATGGTTAATGCTCGTTGGAAAGTTTGCAAACCTCACCCGGCACTTACCGGATGTCCTGGAGGATTTACCCGCTGGGGACGTGGTTGTTATCG ATATTTCCCCCAGAAGTATAATTGGGTTACCGCTGAACGTTACTGCAACCATTTTAGACAAACTAGAACTCGAAGAGTCAACAGAGCTCATCTTGTCACTATCGACTCTGCGAGGGAGAACAACTTTATATTGAATTTCTGGAGAAGGCGACGCGGTAGAAATACG GCAGTATGGATCGGCTTCCACGATAGAGTACATGAAGGCAAATTTATCACACCAGGAGGATGTCTTGCTACATACAGATTTTGGGACAAGGGCGAGCCAAATAATCTGCACGGAGAAGATTGCGCGACCATGTGGAAAACCCACCGCAATAGGGATAACGGTGCCTGGAATGATCTTCGTTGTACAACCGGGTTGGGTTTCATCTGCAAAATAAGCCTCTAA